AGCCACTCACACAAACTAGGACATTCTTTCCAGCGTTTTCTGCAGGGTGGCCACTGACTCGTTAGCTCTGAACCTGCCTTTTGAAAACTGCCACTTCCAGACCCTCTAGTGGCTTCCGACGCAGGGCAGGTAGGAAAGTTTCCTTTCTCCCTGAAGTAGCCTATTAAAGCTGTGAAAGCAGCAAAAACCTTCTCCCTAAGCTGCCTTCCATTTGAAAACCATGCATCCCCAGAGGGTGAGACTTTTTCAGACCTCATGGAGCATGAATGTGGCCAGTTCTTACAGAGGGAAGATGCAGCTATGGTTTTCTGGAGGAAGAGAAGGCCTGGGCAGGACTGGTATGGGATGTTGGGTGTGTCCGAAATGGTTCTTTCATACTCTTGGACCATCAGGATTTCAAATATTGCATCTATTGTGACCATAAATGCCTTCAAATGTATTAGATCTTTTCCTAATTTGGAGTTTGGCAAAAAAATGTACCATAGTTTGTCTTTGGGTTCATCATTCTCTTACCAAAACATTTGCTCTGATTGGTGGCCCGGTCAACAAAGACTTTGGCTGAGATGACGTGGCCAAAGGGGACAAACATCTGAAGGATCTCTGAGTCAGTGAACTCCTGGGGTAGGTGGTAGATGAAGATGTTGCAGCCGTCAGGGCCTGGGTGgcagcagagacagaaggaagagCTCAGTGATTGGAAGACACAAACTCCGCCCCAGGGAAAGGAGATGCTGGGGGCCTCTCCAATGCCTGTCCCCAACAATGTGGGCTCCGGCCACCTCCACCCCACTTGCTTTCAGCCCCCCACACAGGCAAGAGCTGGGCTTTGTGCAGGGCAGTAAAGAGTCCCTGATCCCACACGAAGGGCATTCCTATCCCTGAAGGCTCTTAGCTGTGAGGACCTGCCCCAGACCAGCACCTTctctttgctgctgctgctgctgctgttgctgctgctgctgctgctgaggggGCGGCGGAGGCTGCTGGGCAACCAGGGCTGGAGGCTGCGGGAACGCAGGCGCAACCAGGCTGTAGGCTGCGGGGTAGGCTGCTGGGGCGGGGAGAACAGAGGGAGCCAATGGGGCTTCCCTCACTCCTGGGCCCTCCCAGCAACCCTGTGTCCCTTCCCCTAGCCCATGCCAGGAAAGATGTGCTGCCCCTAAAGGTCCATCCTCACAGGTGCAGCTTCTCAGGAAAGTCTGGAGGGGGGTGGTTGGCAGGGAGCCAAGAAGTCCAGATCCAGTTTCTGGGCCTCTTTCCCTCTTGccatccctcccacctgagcaGGGGCCCTGGCCAGGGTGCCTCACCTGTATAGTGCTGCATCCCCGCGTAGGCCTGCTGCAGGGGGTCCACAGGGGCTGCGGGGCTCTGGGCTGGGGAGAGCAGCGGACCGTGAGAGTGGGCCAGGACTCAGCGGGAGCCCCATGGGCCCCTCTCCgagcagaggctgggcaggggggaAGGACAGCCTCTCTGGGCACAGGGGTGAAGTGAGAAGGTGGAAATGCACAAAGCagtgggaagagggagggcaAGGGGGTCAGCGTTGGGAAGACTGGAGTCTGTGGCTGGCTGGCAACCCTGGGCAAGTTGCCTCGCCCCTCTAAGCTTCAGCCTCCCTGGCCAGGAGAATGGGAAGGAGCATCCCTGCTGGAGTGACAGGGCAGGAGAAAGCGCCtgaaggctggggagggaaggtgtGTCCTGGCTGCCCCAGTGGGCTGGTGGCTTGGATGGttgctggggcagggctgggcaggcagaGAGCCCCACCTGGGTAGGGATGCACCCCGTTGGGATACAGAGCATCAGGGGCAGGCTGCCCAGTGGGCTGGGTGGGCACCGGGCTGTAGCCGTTGACGCCCAGGGCAGCAGGGATGGCAGAGACAGGCGTGGCAGCGATGGCAGGAGGGGTGCTGGTTCCTGGGGAGGAGAAAgcgacagagacagacagagcagagaagcagacacacacagacgcaGAGAACCAGTCAGCAAGTCTGACGGCAGAGGGGAGGAAGCAGGCCACTCTCTGACCCCTGAACTCCTCCCAGACCCCATGGCTTCCCTGAGCAATGtgctgtgccccctccccaccccccatagTGCCCTTGCCCTGTCTCCCAGGCCTTACCTGAGGATGGGGTGATGGGGGTGGCGATGAGGCCATTGGCATTGATGGCGGCCATGTGCTGCATCTGCACGGCAGCCATGGTGGCCATGGGGCTGAGGTAGGCACTGTGAGCCGCTACCAGGGCTGCCTGCTGCTGCAtcagctggggcagggggagagaggagCATGGGAccccctgcagcctggcctggctcCCTCCCAACCCTGGGCTTGGCAttgggagggtgggggcaggacaCAGAAGGCCAGGAGGGACATGGGGAGGGGCCGGGCCCGGTGCTGGGGACAGTGCTCACGGCCTGGGTGTAGGCGCTGTAGGCTCCGAACTGGAGGGCGATGGGGCTGAACATGCCCAGCTGGGTGGCCACTTGCTGCATCCGGCGGAGACCTCGCTCCTTCTCCGTGTCAGCAAACTTCACCACCAGGCTGGACGAGGCACCCTGGGCACAGGCCCACATGCAGGTCAGAGGGAGAGTTGGGGTCCCTGCTCCCCAGAGCTCTCAGGACCTGGCCTCAGTGACACCCTGTCATACGGCTCCAACTCTTTGGGAGGCCGGCCATCAGTTTGCCTATGTCAAATGCGGACACTTTAATCCCGCCCTCTCCTTGTGCGAGAATGTACAAGAGGCCAGAGAAAAGCGAGGAGTAGGAAGGCATGTGTTGGAAAGTGAGAGGCCTGCCGGAATGGGAAGGACACCGCTGTTCACTGAGGATTCTGGGGTGGAAATGGTCCCCACGGTGGATCGGCCACAGCAAATGCTTTATCTCAGGCTGGTTTGCCTTGCAGTTGCCCCACCTCCCTTATCCtgctcccaccctcaccccaggccTCATGATGTGCTCAGGGGACACAGCCTCAGAttttaataccagcctgagctGAATGAAGACCAAATTGGAACATTTGCGAGGATTATCGTAGAATCCTGGAATCGCAAAGCTGGAAGGGGCCTAGGCCCACCTAGCACGGTCCTCTATCCAGTGGCGTTTGCTGGAGAACGAGGAGTTATGGGACGTGCACATCCTTCTGAGCCCGCTACTTCCAACTGAGAGGCTCGCTGTGCTGGGGAACCCCCAGGTGCAGTCACTGACCCTGTGCTAATGTGCAGGGGCAGCAGAATAAGCCTGGGGGGCCTGATGGCCCAGCAAATGAGGGGGTgtaggaaggcagggaaggagatGGGGTGAAGGGAGGGCTGAGgagtggaggaggcaggagtggaGGGTCAGAAAATTCATCCTGAAGATGAGGGACAGGGATGGGGCGAGGGGTGGGGAATGTGATTTGAGAAGTGAGGATGTCTCTAGGCAGGTTAGTTCTACCAGAACATTCCTTTCCAGTAAATTCCAAGTCCTATTCTGAGCGGACTGCCCCCTGTGCCAGGGCCAGGCAGTGGGCTGGGCGGTGGGCCGGGGCGGAGgagaggcctggggctgggggcagggctcaCCGGCAGGGTCCTGCTGCTGTGAAGGGTGTTGATGGCTGCCTGGGCCTCCGCGTGTGTCTGGAACTTCACGAAGGCACAGCCTGGAGCAgtggagatggaggaggaaaggggtgggCGCCCACCCCTGAGGGCCTCACAGTGGAACCCATGGCTTAGGGAGCCAGTGGGGGCGTCCCGTGGGGAGAGGGCCTGCGGGTGGCTACCTTTGCTGGTGCCGTCTGGTCCCCGGAGCACAGTGCACTCATCTATGGTCCCGAAAGGCTCGAACATCTTCCGGACGTCCTCATCTGTCTGCTGCTTCCCTAGCATCcccacaaagagcttccggtctTCTGGCAGTAGGCACAGGAGGAGGGCATGTTCAGGGCCTCCCGGCTGCTCTCCCAGCCCTCAGCTTCTGCTCCTCCCAGGAGTTCCTGACACTACTTCCCCCACCCTGGGGACCTGTGTCTCCGGGTGTGAAAGGGGCAATGGTTGGAGAACGGGGTGCAGTTACAGAGAGCGCTCATCCTAGCTCTGAAGGACTTGCACTCCACTCTGGGCCTTAGTTTTGCCATCTCTACAGTGGTCCAGATCTCACTGTCTCTGGCCACACTGACTCCTGCCCCCACCTTGCCTGGGAACTCTTCAGAATTGTGAGACTTTCCTCTGTAAGAAAGGCTGCCCCTCAGCTACTCCAAGCCCTGGGCCTGAGGGTGGGAGGACAGGGACTAAGTCTAGAGGTACAGAACCTACCTCCTCGGCTCTCGCTGTCGGCTGGCTTGACCTGGATCGGCCTGTTCATctaaagcagagaagagaaggcaGCTGCTGGGGCCTCCTCTGAACACCCCCGAGTTCCCCAGGCCAGGGCCCCGCAGAGAGGCCCGGGGAGCCAGCCCAGGCACAGGCCTCGATGTTCCTGTTGGGAAGGCAGGGATGGGCCCACTGTGCTTTAGGATTAGGGCCTGAGGGGGCCAGTGGCAGCGGGGAGAGAGGACATAGAGGAAGATCCTCACGAGGCTAAACTCCAGGCTCCCGTCGGGCCCCAGAACACTTGGCCAGGGGTAGGTGTTGCTCTCTTAGGGGAGCAGGGGCCTGCCCACAGGACCCAGGGCCAGAAAGAGTCCAACCAAGGGGCTGTTTAACAAGAGCTGCCTCAATTCTACAAAGTAGGAGCCACAGAGGCCACCCCATGAAGAAGCCCCAAGGAGGACTCTAGATTAAGGGAGACCCCACAGATGCCCAGTCTTCCTTCTGACCCCTAGAGGTGTATTTGCCTCTCTTTCTGCCCCCCTACACCCCTTGACCTCAGGGGGAAGGCACTCGGGCAGCACAAAGGGAGCAGATGCCCAGTCTCCGTGGCAACGGGAGAATGCGCACCATGGCAACCGCCCACTCAGCCTGATTTATCCGTCCCCGTCGCCCTGGCGACCATGGTGACGTCATCACTTCTGCTGCTCCACACACCCGGAGAAGAAGTGTGGGGGGGTGTGGGAACAGGGTATGCTGGGGGTGGAGGAtttggtgggggctgggcagtgggggaggggcccaAGAAAGCTTCCTGATTCTGGAGGGAAGCTTGCAGAGGAGGCCCTGCAGGGGCCATACTGgcccttctgcctccctcctccagaGCAAATCCTTGGTGTCTGGAGGGATCTAAGGGAGGAGATGCTGTCCCATGCTCCTTCTAAATTTGCCCTGTGCACGGAAGTCCTCCAGAGCTCTAACCTCTCCCTGACCCCTGCAATATTGCTCTTTGTTCAGTCTTTAGTGAGAATGGAGAAGTTCCTAGTTTTACTCTCCGTGTTCTTGTCTGGTGAGAGGACTTGGAAATTACTCCTGCAGGTTGATTTCCTTAACCAGGGTGGGGAGCATTATAGGAACTGGGAAAGGAGGAGAACTTAGTCTTTAGTGTCTGAAAATATTAGACCATTGAGGACTTTGACCTCTAAGACCACACCTGGTTGCCCCACTCATCTGGTGGAGAGGTAGTCCTGCTaccaaaaatgttaaaacaaaccATTTACATTCTGAGGCACCCTCAGGAAAGGCACTGCtctgggagtcaggagacctgggttcaaggATGGGCCCTGcgctgccactcactagctgggtgaccttggacaagtcacttgtCTCCTCTGAGAGAcaacttcctcatctataagacaAAGGGGTGGTCCAGGCCATCTCTAATCAGGTTCCCTTCAGCTCCAGCACGCTAGCACTTGGAGATCTTGTGTGGCATCACTCAACACGGAGGAGTGTGCAAGTAACAGCTGTCCCCTGCCCCTTCTCACACTGGACGCCTCCCACGTTTCAGATCATGCCTGGACCAGCTCTGCCAGTCCCAGCGTAGATCAAATCTAAACCCCACCTCAACTGATACTCCTTTCCCAGGGCCCCATCCCCCAGGTCTCTGGATCTGAGagcagctggtggggagggagggtaaCAGTCACACAAATCCTCCAGCCAATCTGCCCCCAGCTTTATCGCCCACCAATCTGGGATTATCCCATCCGAGGCTCAATCTCCTTAGgagtgcatgtgcgtgtgtgtgcgagGCAGAGAGTGGGGGTCAGAGGCTCCAGGCTGTTCCAGGGCTCATGGCCTTCCCGCTCCTTCTCTCCTGTATTCTACCCAGAGCAGTCAGGAAATTCCCTCGCAGgtacccatccccaccccacgAGAGGTAGAATTGCAACCAGGGTCACAGCGTCATGGGGATTCTTATGCTTGGTGCTAACCCCTTCCCAACAGGCCCCTGGGGATTTGCTGCTCCAGTTGGAGATgggagacccagagagagagagaggacgcAGTCCCCTCCCTGCACAGGCTCCCAGGCACAAAAATAGCATATCAATAAATACCCACAGCTGATGTGGATTTGTGCAaagacacacacacgtgtgcagaCCACAAGGACCACGTTGACAGGATGCTCCCCCTACCCTCACAGACAGGCTCCTTCAGAGTCCCAGGGTCTGTTCCCGGCCTCCTCCTTGGCCTGGCACTTCCTGTGGGAAGCTCAGGCTTTGTTAGCTCCGCTGGGcacacctgcccacctcccctgaGTCCAGCTGTGCCCTGTTTACCTGGCAACCGGGTGCCGGCGCCTCTCTTCCCTAGCTACCACCCAGCAGGTGATAAGCCCTCCCTAGGGCCTCCCAAAGAAGAAGGGGCTATTTATACCCCAACCCAGTGTGGCTGAGCAACCTCCACCAGCCTGATCGCTTGCAAGGCCCTCATCCTTCTCGCCAATAGCAAAGACCCCACTTCCAAGAAGAGCTCATGGTTCATACAAAATCTAATTCTCTTTAGGGCACAGGCTATGGGCCCTGCCACTCCTGGCTCCACACTTGTTCCCGATGCCCCAGACCATACACAGGTCTCCTCCACGGGGCCAGAATCCACATTCCTAGCTGCAAGCTGACAGGGAAGGCCCATGTCTCAGAGGGGTTTTGGTCCAGAGTGAAGGGGGAGGGTAGGCCAGACAGAGGGCGGCCCTCACACCACTGCCTCCAGGAGGTCACACTCTGTTCACAGGACAAATCCAGAGACCATGGCAGAGCCACTCCTGGGAGctataaagggggaaaaagaggaaatgcGCCTCAACAGCCGCAGGCCCAGCCCCATTCTTTCCCTCTGCAGCCCAAACATCACCCTAATATGGTGATACCTTCCAGATTCTGGGGTGATAAAGACGGGCAGCAAGGTGAGAAGGCTGAATGCCCCCACTAAAAACACCTGCAGGAGGATGACACAGAGATTAGATGGCAGGAAGAACTTCCCAGCGCAATTGTGCAGGAACTGACACACGGTACACACGCTATGCACACACTGTACACGCACTATACGCACACGGTACACacctgtacacacactgtacacacacacatacccagaCTGAAGGGAGAAGGCAGGTGGCAGAAGAAGACCTGGGAGATACAAAGGATCAGGCGGGGCTTAGTCTCAGACATCTGCTCCCCTCAACTACCCAGGGTCTGCTCCCTCAAATCCCTAGTATGGGGGTGCCCTTGGAGGATGGAACCCTTCATTTCCTCCTGGAAGTGCTGTCAGTTCTCTAGATTCTATTCCCTGGGGCAAGGGCCAAAGTGGAGAactcagcatcacctgggagctgtAGAGGAGGCTAGACAATCATTAACCCGGCGCCCTTCCTCAGCCCCATCCCAGCCTGATTCCTCAGGAAAGGCAGGCGGCgcctcccacccccaggaccAGCTCTGTGGAGCTGCCGGGCAGCTGGAGGGCGCAGACCCAGAGGAGACACCTCGCCTGGCTCCCCCAGGCCGCCTCTCACATCCAAGTCTCTACTCCAGTCCCCTTTTCTATCTTTTCCCCTGACCCTTCTGCTTTCTGCAGGGGCTCTGGGCCAGGACGACAACAGAAAACGATCAACAGCAATAGAGATGAAAACTTGATTTGTGAGTCGCCTCCatagagaaaaggagggaaaagaaagttgGGACTCGATGGGGACCAGGCTTCCCGGCATGCCTGTGCCCACACCCCTACACATCTGGCCGGTTGGGAGctcacatgtgtgtgtgcaagaACACACGCTCGCCTTGGATCCCCAAGCCACTCACATACATGTGAACGGGCCCTTAACTCAGGCCGAAGGAAACCCAGGAGCAAGAAAGATGGGTGGGCAATGGCTATTCTTGCCACCCACTGGGATAAGATAGTTGGGGGAGGGTGTCAGTGGATTTGTTAGAGGTAGATTTGCTTTCCTAGTGGACTCAAAGGTTGAGGCCAAAGAGGGCTGGGCCATACATCTATGAAGGGTTTGAGTTGGGGGTGGTTGAAGTAGTAATTTTCCTAGATTCTCCCTCTCCCCATCTGTTTTGTCTATTTCCCTCCcaggaagaggagatgggtaATCAGCATCATTCCCCGCTTCCTGCaggggagaaggagcagaggCCAGGACAGATGTGTCTTGAGCACCCAGACCCTGCTGagcaaatgtttgctgaaggTGGGGATGGAGTTAGATCTCAGGAAGTACTTCCTGGGATTCACAGTCTGGGTGAAAACAGAAGCAGATGCTAATAAAGGCGAGTGGGGGTCCTCCCCTCAGCTTCCTGCCCTCAGTTGCCAGCCCAGGCTTGGGACAGTCcacaagagaagaagaaacaaagagagaagagaTATGACCTTGCAGGAGGGAGGCCACATCAGAGGCCACCCTCATGCCCTGAGCACACGTGCAGGTCAAGCCAGGTCCCTTGTAATACCTGTCCCTGCGCTTGCTTGCTGCCCTCGGGCTTAcgtccagcccagccctgctcttCCCTGGTGTCCCTGTGGCTCTGCTTCCAGGGCTCTTCTGGGAGACATGGGGAGCCTGTCTGAGCTCAGAACCAGCACCAAGATGCCAGTCCAGCTGGCTAGGCTGCCTGTTCTCAGGCCAGCagtgctcctcccccaccctgcagccaCCCAGCCTGCATTTCCAGACTTCCTCTCCAGAGCCATGGGAGTGCCTGGGTGCCTCCTGCTCACCCTGACCCATGCTTGGTGTCCACAGTCTTTCCCCCACACCTCCCAAGCAGCTCAGTCCTCCCTCAGTATTGCCTATGGGCAGGCTAGGAAGTGGGGAAGGGTTCCTTGCAAACACCATGTTTACTCTGCTAATCTCTGTCTCCCTTCTGTCCAGGTAAGGGGAAGTGCATGCATCTCCAGCAAGAAAGACAGATGCTAGAAAGAGAGAAGGATGTGCTGGTGCTGAGAGGAGGTAGAAAATATCCTCAGAGTCTCGGGAGAGTGGTGAGCCTCCTGCCACTTCCATGGCCCTTCTCAGCCCCCAGAAAGGCTCCTTCTCAGCAAAGGACAGGACTCACCCCTGGAAGCGTCTTCTGTTCGTGCAGGGCACTCTGGGCCTTCAGGGCTGAATCGCGGGCACAGTATGTCAGGAAGGCACATcctgaggaggggcaggggcagagagacagggcaggggtgagtccccttctcccctccctaaAGGGCTCCCACAAGACAGAGGACTGGGAAGCAGTTCCCTTCTTGCCATCCTCTGCCTGCTGGGGTAGGGAGGTGTCTGACAGCGGGTAGACACCCTGCCCCAGAAGTGGAGCACAGACCCGGAGGCCTAATGCTGGTTGGTGGTGGCAGAGGGAGCTGGGGCTTTgtgtggggagaggagaaggggcaTGTGATCTCCAGACAAGCAAGGCAGCGGCTCCCTCGCTTCCCTGGCtgctctcctttcccctttctcctcgCCTCCACCTCCCTCCATCTTGGTCACCACCACctcttttctctcccattttccctgtttcctcatctctccccaactccacgggaggtggagggtggagagtGGAACAgataaggaaagggaagagcaggTAGCAGGAAAAGCCTTTTCCCTGGGCCAGGTGGAGGGGGCGGCACTGTGGCCCCTCAGGCCCCTGCGCAGGGAGCTGTCCAAGTCCTGAGCCCTGGTCCCCAGCTTGGCCCCGCTGCCTTGGGATAGGCCTGAGGAGaatcctcccttctcccccagctCTCTGAACTTTCTAAGTCCCCCACACTTCCCAGATCTGCACCAATCTCTATCCCTCACGCCTGCTTCTGAGGTCCCTCTCTTCAGTCCTGGAGCTGCCCTGCCCAGTCTATCTCCACTCTTTCAGGCTTGAGCACCTGCTTCCGTGTCCCGACCCCCACCCCAATATTATCTGAGGCTGCTCAGACTCTCAGTCTtgctcaacacacacacacacacacacacacacacacacacacacacacacacacgcatacgcgcgcacacacacacacacacacctgcccagcTCCTTATCTCCCAAACCAGCTGTCTTGTTCCTCTGTTTTTTCTTGAGTTCATCCCATTACATCAACATCCCCCCATGTCTGGGATCCACATCTTTGCAGCCGTATTGACAACTCTTCACCCAAAAGAGGCCCTCCTCAGTCCTTTCCCCTGGAGTTCCCTGGTCACTCTACCTGAGTTCCCTCCCAGCTCCTCCATCCACACTCCCTAGCCCTGAACTCTTCTCCATCCATAGCAGCCCTTCCCAGTGCCCCCATCCCTCCAGTCtggctccccctcctcccagccgaCCCCCTGAAGCCTCTCCAGCCTGCCTGCCCCCTCACCCTTGTGCAGCCCGGTGTACTTGTCCTTGATGACAGTCAGCTCAAAGATCCGACCAAACTGTTCGAAGATGGGCTTCAGGTCCTTTTCCTCCAGATGCCTCGGGATCTGCCCCACAAACAGCTTGATGGCATCCGGCTCCTTCATTGGGGCGGCCCAGGAGGAGGGGCcgaggggagcagggagaggcccAAAGGCTAGGGGGAGCTGCCCAACAAGGAGGCAAGTGGTGGGGGCCGGGGGCCCAGCCGGGGCTGGCTTTCCCTTTGGCCCCCAACCACACTGCTGAGCAAAGGGGTGGCTGTTCACACAAAGGAGGCCCAGGAAGTTGAGGGCTAGGGGTCAGGGGTCTAGGCAGACACTGTCATGCCACCAGGGGGCATAGCAAAAACAAATGATCTCCCTCCCCGAGATTTGGCAAATATCCCAGGATGGGGTCAGTGTGGCCAAGACCTGGAGGATTAGGTGGTAGCAGGGCACAGAGGCTCAGAGGGCTGGGCACTGGGTGCTGAGATGAGAGCTGGAGGCAGGGAAAGGG
This region of Microcebus murinus isolate Inina chromosome 2, M.murinus_Inina_mat1.0, whole genome shotgun sequence genomic DNA includes:
- the CELF3 gene encoding CUGBP Elav-like family member 3 isoform X5, translated to MNRPIQVKPADSESRGDRKLFVGMLGKQQTDEDVRKMFEPFGTIDECTVLRGPDGTSKGCAFVKFQTHAEAQAAINTLHSSRTLPGASSSLVVKFADTEKERGLRRMQQVATQLGMFSPIALQFGAYSAYTQALMQQQAALVAAHSAYLSPMATMAAVQMQHMAAINANGLIATPITPSSGTSTPPAIAATPVSAIPAALGVNGYSPVPTQPTGQPAPDALYPNGVHPYPAQSPAAPVDPLQQAYAGMQHYTAAYPAAYSLVAPAFPQPPALVAQQPPPPPQQQQQQQQQQQQQQREGPDGCNIFIYHLPQEFTDSEILQMFVPFGHVISAKVFVDRATNQSKCFGFVSFDNPASAQAAIQAMNGFQIGMKRLKVQLKRPKDANRPY
- the CELF3 gene encoding CUGBP Elav-like family member 3 isoform X3, producing the protein MKEPDAIKLFVGQIPRHLEEKDLKPIFEQFGRIFELTVIKDKYTGLHKGCAFLTYCARDSALKAQSALHEQKTLPGMNRPIQVKPADSESRGDRKLFVGMLGKQQTDEDVRKMFEPFGTIDECTVLRGPDGTSKGCAFVKFQTHAEAQAAINTLHSSRTLPGASSSLVVKFADTEKERGLRRMQQVATQLGMFSPIALQFGAYSAYTQALMQQQAALVAAHSAYLSPMATMAAVQMQHMAAINANGLIATPITPSSGTSTPPAIAATPVSAIPAALGVNGYSPVPTQPTGQPAPDALYPNGVHPYPAQSPAAPVDPLQQAYAGMQHYTAAYPAAYSLVAPAFPQPPALVAQQPPPPPQQQQQQQQQQQQQQREGPDGCNIFIYHLPQEFTDSEILQMFVPFGHVISAKVFVDRATNQSKCFGFVSFDNPASAQAAIQAMNGFQIGMKRLKVQLKRPKDANRPY
- the CELF3 gene encoding CUGBP Elav-like family member 3 isoform X1; protein product: MKEPDAIKLFVGQIPRHLEEKDLKPIFEQFGRIFELTVIKDKYTGLHKGCAFLTYCARDSALKAQSALHEQKTLPGMNRPIQVKPADSESRGEDRKLFVGMLGKQQTDEDVRKMFEPFGTIDECTVLRGPDGTSKGCAFVKFQTHAEAQAAINTLHSSRTLPGASSSLVVKFADTEKERGLRRMQQVATQLGMFSPIALQFGAYSAYTQALMQQQAALVAAHSAYLSPMATMAAVQMQHMAAINANGLIATPITPSSGTSTPPAIAATPVSAIPAALGVNGYSPVPTQPTGQPAPDALYPNGVHPYPAQSPAAPVDPLQQAYAGMQHYTAAYPAAYSLVAPAFPQPPALVAQQPPPPPQQQQQQQQQQQQQQREGPDGCNIFIYHLPQEFTDSEILQMFVPFGHVISAKVFVDRATNQSKCFGFVSFDNPASAQAAIQAMNGFQIGMKRLKVQLKRPKDANRPY
- the CELF3 gene encoding CUGBP Elav-like family member 3 isoform X2, coding for MKEPDAIKLFVGQIPRHLEEKDLKPIFEQFGRIFELTVIKDKYTGLHKGCAFLTYCARDSALKAQSALHEQKTLPGMNRPIQVKPADSESRGEDRKLFVGMLGKQQTDEDVRKMFEPFGTIDECTVLRGPDGTSKGCAFVKFQTHAEAQAAINTLHSSRTLPGASSSLVVKFADTEKERGLRRMQQVATQLGMFSPIALQFGAYSAYTQALMQQQAALVAAHSAYLSPMATMAAVQMQHMAAINANGLIATPITPSSGTSTPPAIAATPVSAIPAALGVNGYSPVPTQPTGQPAPDALYPNGVHPYPAQSPAAPVDPLQQAYAGMQHYTAYPAAYSLVAPAFPQPPALVAQQPPPPPQQQQQQQQQQQQQQREGPDGCNIFIYHLPQEFTDSEILQMFVPFGHVISAKVFVDRATNQSKCFGFVSFDNPASAQAAIQAMNGFQIGMKRLKVQLKRPKDANRPY
- the CELF3 gene encoding CUGBP Elav-like family member 3 isoform X4 — its product is MNRPIQVKPADSESRGEDRKLFVGMLGKQQTDEDVRKMFEPFGTIDECTVLRGPDGTSKGCAFVKFQTHAEAQAAINTLHSSRTLPGASSSLVVKFADTEKERGLRRMQQVATQLGMFSPIALQFGAYSAYTQALMQQQAALVAAHSAYLSPMATMAAVQMQHMAAINANGLIATPITPSSGTSTPPAIAATPVSAIPAALGVNGYSPVPTQPTGQPAPDALYPNGVHPYPAQSPAAPVDPLQQAYAGMQHYTAAYPAAYSLVAPAFPQPPALVAQQPPPPPQQQQQQQQQQQQQQREGPDGCNIFIYHLPQEFTDSEILQMFVPFGHVISAKVFVDRATNQSKCFGFVSFDNPASAQAAIQAMNGFQIGMKRLKVQLKRPKDANRPY